One genomic window of Marinobacter arenosus includes the following:
- a CDS encoding alpha/beta hydrolase — protein sequence MLWILLAIVALIIVVTLLLFRVEDLSHLDRHDHPVREGSPSDAHQEVLGRIRELGHSSRGLRGKARLTALRKHMDGLSDGLDLDSEFRKNHSPQGEWVIAPGVDTRRRVLYIHGGAWAAGSPRSHRAITDRLSHLANAAVFAVDYRLMPENRYMDGVRDCRKAYAWMLKHGPDGPGEARFVVVAGDSAGGSHTLGLLAWIRDNGLRQADAAVALSPSTDLTLTAPSNRDNIRTDPLLGPAFGGLSKIPLPVIWWATLAAFRVSPASAVASPVRGDLRNLPPTLIHASDTEMLLDNARRYAAKAQAEGSPVVLHTWPGMVHVWHIFVPLLPEAEEAFEDIREFLQEVEAGHGQQQAQT from the coding sequence ATGCTCTGGATTCTTCTGGCCATCGTAGCCCTGATCATTGTCGTCACGCTGCTGCTTTTCCGAGTGGAGGACCTGTCTCACCTGGACCGTCACGACCATCCGGTCCGGGAAGGCTCACCCAGCGACGCCCATCAGGAAGTCCTTGGTCGCATTCGCGAACTCGGCCACAGTTCCCGTGGGTTGAGGGGTAAGGCGCGACTGACCGCATTGCGGAAACACATGGATGGCCTGAGCGACGGGCTCGACCTCGATTCGGAATTTCGAAAAAACCACAGCCCCCAGGGAGAATGGGTGATTGCGCCAGGTGTCGACACACGCCGGCGAGTCCTGTACATCCACGGTGGCGCCTGGGCTGCGGGCAGTCCCAGGAGCCACCGGGCCATTACCGACCGACTGTCCCACCTGGCGAATGCGGCGGTTTTTGCGGTGGATTACCGGTTAATGCCCGAAAATCGTTACATGGACGGGGTCCGGGATTGCCGAAAGGCCTACGCCTGGATGTTAAAACATGGGCCGGATGGCCCCGGAGAGGCCAGGTTTGTGGTGGTGGCGGGTGATTCGGCCGGCGGCAGCCACACGCTGGGATTGCTGGCCTGGATCCGTGACAACGGGCTCCGTCAGGCGGACGCAGCGGTGGCACTCTCCCCGTCTACCGATCTGACCCTGACGGCGCCCAGCAATCGCGACAACATTCGCACAGACCCACTGCTCGGGCCCGCGTTCGGTGGGCTCTCAAAAATTCCCCTGCCGGTCATCTGGTGGGCCACGCTTGCCGCTTTCCGGGTATCTCCGGCCAGTGCCGTCGCATCGCCGGTACGGGGGGATCTCCGCAACCTGCCACCGACTCTTATCCACGCGAGCGACACCGAAATGCTGCTGGACAACGCCCGCCGATACGCCGCCAAGGCCCAGGCCGAGGGATCGCCGGTGGTGCTGCACACCTGGCCCGGCATGGTCCATGTGTGGCACATCTTCGTCCCGTTATTGCCCGAGGCGGAAGAGGCTTTCGAGGATATCCGGGAATTTTTGCAGGAGGTTGAAGCCGGCCACGGCCAGCAGCAGGCTCAGACCTGA
- the arfB gene encoding alternative ribosome rescue aminoacyl-tRNA hydrolase ArfB, translating into MLKLSNAVELADWEIDITQIRAQGAGGQNVNKVASAVHLRFDILHSSLPPFYKERLMALNDQRISKDGILIIKAQSFRTLELNKEDALQRLKDLILEAVKPRKARRPTKPSRAAQRKRVDRKTQKGKTKALRGKVQV; encoded by the coding sequence ATGCTGAAACTATCCAATGCTGTTGAACTCGCCGACTGGGAGATCGACATCACCCAGATCCGTGCCCAGGGAGCCGGCGGCCAGAACGTGAACAAGGTCGCCTCGGCTGTTCATTTGAGGTTCGATATCCTGCACTCGAGCCTGCCTCCGTTCTACAAGGAACGACTGATGGCGCTGAACGATCAGCGGATCAGCAAGGACGGCATCCTTATCATCAAAGCACAATCCTTCCGCACTTTGGAGCTGAATAAGGAAGATGCCCTGCAACGCCTGAAAGACCTGATCCTGGAAGCGGTAAAGCCACGCAAGGCGCGCAGGCCGACCAAACCCTCCAGGGCCGCCCAGCGCAAGCGGGTCGACCGCAAAACCCAGAAGGGAAAGACCAAGGCGCTTCGAGGCAAGGTTCAGGTCTGA
- the thpR gene encoding RNA 2',3'-cyclic phosphodiesterase has protein sequence MPRLFFALDVPAPVKKRLLKVSAPVAGAKWQNANQLHLTLLFLGQVDSELLPEIRAALRELPLARFNLEVRDVGCFGQPDTPRNLWAGVSPEAPVSALHDLLKQRLGHLGFRFESRPFRPHITLARFRKQRGSVAGLLAEHRDAFFGNVEVDAFVLLESNQGGAGSVYTVVERFELANSLDETADPHQR, from the coding sequence ATGCCGCGCCTGTTCTTCGCCCTCGACGTTCCGGCACCGGTCAAGAAAAGACTGCTCAAGGTGAGCGCTCCGGTTGCCGGTGCCAAGTGGCAGAACGCTAACCAGTTGCACCTTACGCTGTTGTTTCTGGGCCAGGTGGACAGCGAGTTACTGCCGGAAATCCGTGCGGCGCTTCGTGAGTTGCCGCTGGCCCGCTTTAACCTTGAGGTCCGGGATGTCGGGTGTTTTGGCCAGCCAGACACACCGCGCAACCTGTGGGCTGGCGTCAGTCCTGAGGCGCCGGTGAGCGCACTCCATGATCTCCTGAAGCAACGCTTGGGGCATCTGGGGTTCCGGTTCGAGTCCCGGCCCTTCCGGCCTCATATCACCCTGGCACGGTTCAGGAAGCAGCGGGGTTCTGTGGCCGGGCTGCTGGCGGAACACCGGGACGCGTTTTTCGGCAACGTCGAGGTCGACGCCTTTGTCCTGCTGGAGAGCAACCAGGGCGGTGCGGGCTCTGTCTACACCGTGGTCGAGCGTTTCGAACTGGCGAATTCCCTTGACGAAACCGCCGACCCTCACCAAAGATGA
- a CDS encoding DUF4442 domain-containing protein: MNRKIREWFASAGAMRRMLTTFGPYLGAGVKVSHIADDFSAATVEMRQHWYNTNYVGTHFGGSLYSMVDPLYMLLLMRRLGTDYIVWDKSASIEFIRPGKGRVSAHFDLTDDRVAEIRRKTAGGEKYLPEWDIEIKDDSGELVARVHKVLYVREKR, translated from the coding sequence ATGAACAGAAAAATCCGCGAGTGGTTTGCCAGCGCCGGGGCCATGCGGCGCATGCTGACAACCTTCGGGCCCTACCTGGGTGCCGGCGTCAAGGTGAGCCACATTGCCGACGATTTCAGCGCGGCGACGGTCGAGATGCGTCAGCACTGGTACAACACGAACTACGTGGGTACCCACTTCGGTGGGTCGCTCTACAGCATGGTGGACCCCCTCTACATGCTGTTGCTGATGCGACGGTTGGGTACCGATTACATCGTGTGGGACAAATCAGCCAGTATCGAGTTTATCCGGCCGGGCAAAGGCCGGGTGAGTGCCCACTTCGACCTCACAGACGACCGCGTGGCGGAGATCCGCCGCAAGACCGCAGGCGGTGAGAAATACCTGCCCGAGTGGGACATCGAGATCAAGGATGACAGTGGCGAGTTGGTGGCCCGGGTTCACAAGGTCCTGTACGTGCGTGAGAAACGCTAG
- a CDS encoding carbon-nitrogen hydrolase family protein, translating into MSPPFSDPDQRLFVRNASLSDIPGIIELSRRVYEGTGMYGYTKGPLTGQINTFPDGQFVAMLGDTVVGYCATFRIDGSIALAPHDWTSITGNGYASRHDPEGDWLYGMEVCVDPECRGYRIGERLYNERKQLCQTLELQGVVFAGRLPTLRKRLKKYESVEDYIEAIRSKEQSDPVLSFQLHNGFEVHGVIPHYLDADHDSLGYGIHLVWRNPKVPQNGTGEQSKRYGRRMPDTVRVGTVQYQQRPVSSFDEFSEIVRYFVDVVSTYKGDFVVFPELFTLQLLSIERREGSAAEAFAAVTHYAGRYRDLMRDLALRYNINIIAGSTPVREEDGTVHNTAYICLRDGQVFTQPKIHPTPNEAYWWNVKGGNRVSAIETDCGPIGVLICYDAEFPELTRHLVDQGVQIVFVPFCTDERQSYLRVRYCCQARAVENQVYVVMSGNVGNLPNVPNMEIQYGQSCILTPCDFPFARDGIAADTEPNVETVAFADLRPEVLITARNSGTVKNLQDRRHDLYSVNWRGE; encoded by the coding sequence ATGAGTCCCCCGTTTTCGGATCCCGATCAGCGCCTGTTCGTGCGCAATGCTTCCCTCTCCGATATTCCCGGAATCATTGAACTGAGCCGCCGAGTGTACGAAGGCACCGGCATGTATGGCTACACCAAAGGCCCCTTGACTGGCCAGATCAACACCTTCCCCGACGGCCAGTTTGTTGCCATGCTCGGTGACACGGTAGTCGGCTACTGTGCAACCTTCCGTATAGACGGCTCGATTGCATTGGCGCCCCATGACTGGACCTCCATCACCGGTAATGGCTACGCCTCGCGTCATGATCCGGAGGGTGACTGGCTCTATGGCATGGAAGTGTGCGTGGACCCTGAATGTCGCGGTTACCGGATTGGCGAGCGGCTCTATAACGAACGCAAGCAGCTCTGCCAGACCCTCGAATTGCAGGGTGTCGTGTTCGCCGGCCGGTTACCGACCCTGCGCAAGCGCCTGAAGAAATACGAGTCCGTTGAAGACTACATTGAGGCCATCCGATCGAAAGAGCAGTCGGATCCGGTGTTGTCGTTCCAGCTTCACAATGGCTTCGAAGTGCACGGCGTCATTCCCCATTATCTCGATGCCGATCACGACTCGCTCGGGTACGGCATTCATCTGGTCTGGCGTAACCCGAAAGTCCCCCAGAACGGTACGGGCGAACAGAGCAAACGCTATGGACGGCGAATGCCGGACACCGTGCGTGTGGGTACCGTGCAGTACCAGCAGCGCCCGGTGAGCTCATTCGATGAGTTCAGCGAGATCGTTCGCTATTTCGTGGATGTTGTCTCCACCTACAAGGGCGATTTCGTCGTGTTCCCCGAGCTGTTTACGCTCCAGTTGCTGTCCATTGAGCGACGAGAGGGCAGCGCCGCCGAGGCGTTTGCCGCGGTGACCCATTACGCGGGGCGCTACCGGGACCTCATGCGGGATCTGGCGCTGCGATACAACATCAATATCATTGCCGGCTCCACGCCGGTGCGCGAGGAGGATGGAACCGTTCATAACACCGCCTACATCTGCCTGCGCGATGGCCAGGTCTTCACCCAGCCGAAGATTCATCCGACCCCGAACGAGGCGTACTGGTGGAACGTGAAAGGCGGGAATCGGGTCAGCGCCATCGAAACCGATTGCGGACCGATCGGCGTGCTGATCTGTTACGACGCCGAATTCCCGGAGCTGACCCGACACCTGGTGGATCAGGGGGTCCAGATTGTCTTTGTGCCGTTCTGTACCGACGAGCGCCAGAGTTACCTGCGGGTACGTTATTGCTGCCAGGCGAGGGCGGTGGAGAATCAGGTTTACGTCGTCATGTCTGGCAACGTCGGCAACCTGCCCAACGTGCCAAACATGGAAATCCAGTACGGCCAGAGCTGCATACTGACGCCCTGTGATTTTCCGTTCGCCCGGGATGGTATTGCCGCTGACACAGAGCCCAACGTGGAAACGGTGGCCTTTGCCGACTTGCGTCCGGAAGTACTGATTACTGCGCGCAACAGCGGCACGGTGAAGAATCTTCAGGACCGCCGCCATGACCTCTACAGCGTGAACTGGCGAGGAGAATGA
- a CDS encoding putative signal transducing protein: MQIAYRARDITEAHIVAGYLNAHGIDAHVGGHYLQGAMGEIGAAGFSNVHVEDEDLYRARELVQEYEAGGHTAVASDKGDDKPDFYARWFLLVLAILAVLLINIY; encoded by the coding sequence ATGCAAATAGCCTATCGGGCCAGGGATATCACCGAGGCGCACATCGTGGCGGGGTATCTCAATGCCCACGGGATCGACGCCCACGTGGGTGGACATTACCTGCAAGGTGCCATGGGCGAGATCGGGGCAGCGGGTTTCAGTAATGTTCATGTGGAGGATGAGGACCTGTATAGGGCCCGGGAACTGGTGCAGGAGTATGAAGCCGGCGGCCACACTGCGGTCGCGTCCGACAAGGGTGACGACAAACCGGATTTCTACGCCCGTTGGTTCCTGCTCGTCCTCGCCATCCTCGCGGTGCTGTTGATCAATATCTACTGA
- a CDS encoding SDR family oxidoreductase — translation MNPSERVALVTGGAKGIGRGIVQHLSNEGWKVVFSDLDDAVGKALAASGDGLLKFVAGDVASERDVKRLLRETLSWGGRLDAVINNAGIAHPETGPVESLSLKEWQRRLDVNLTGPFLITKHAVPHLRQNRGAIVNIASTRALQSEPDTEAYAATKGGIVALTHALAMSLGPEIRVNCISPGWIDTRAHQGRAEGVPPLTKEDHAQHPAGRVGVPEDIASLVDYLISPQAGFITGQNIVVDGGMVRKMIYGE, via the coding sequence GTGAACCCTTCTGAACGAGTGGCATTGGTAACCGGCGGTGCGAAAGGCATTGGCCGGGGTATTGTCCAGCATTTGAGCAACGAAGGCTGGAAAGTCGTTTTCAGCGACCTTGATGACGCCGTTGGCAAAGCGCTGGCGGCATCGGGCGACGGCTTGCTGAAGTTTGTTGCGGGGGATGTGGCCAGCGAACGCGATGTCAAACGGCTACTGCGGGAGACCCTGTCCTGGGGCGGTCGCCTGGACGCCGTCATCAACAACGCGGGCATTGCCCATCCGGAGACCGGCCCCGTCGAGTCGCTGAGTCTCAAGGAGTGGCAGCGACGGCTGGACGTCAATCTGACGGGCCCGTTTCTGATCACCAAACACGCGGTTCCCCACCTGAGGCAAAACCGGGGTGCCATCGTCAACATCGCCTCCACCCGGGCCCTGCAATCCGAACCGGATACCGAAGCCTATGCCGCCACCAAAGGCGGCATTGTTGCCCTGACTCACGCCCTTGCCATGAGCCTCGGCCCGGAAATCCGGGTCAATTGCATCAGTCCGGGCTGGATCGATACCCGTGCCCATCAGGGCCGAGCCGAGGGCGTTCCGCCGTTGACCAAGGAAGATCACGCCCAGCATCCGGCCGGCCGGGTCGGGGTGCCGGAAGACATCGCCTCGCTGGTCGATTATCTGATATCGCCACAAGCCGGCTTTATCACCGGCCAGAACATTGTGGTGGACGGTGGCATGGTCCGGAAGATGATCTACGGGGAGTAG
- a CDS encoding MarR family winged helix-turn-helix transcriptional regulator encodes MCFALYSASLAMTKLYKPLLSDLGLTYPQYLVMLVLWDHDGVSVSALREQLHLDYGTLTPLIKRLESQGLLSRRRSADDERQVLIHLTEQGRDLRQKAMGVPPQVASASGCSLDELDDLKNQLTALRQRLHDHLESGAP; translated from the coding sequence ATGTGCTTCGCCTTGTACTCGGCGTCGTTGGCAATGACCAAGCTTTACAAGCCGCTGCTGTCCGATCTTGGCCTGACCTACCCGCAGTACCTTGTCATGTTGGTCCTGTGGGACCACGACGGCGTGTCAGTCTCCGCACTCAGAGAGCAGTTGCACCTCGATTACGGAACGTTGACGCCGCTGATCAAGCGTCTGGAGTCGCAGGGGCTGCTTTCCCGCCGTCGGTCTGCCGACGACGAGCGTCAGGTGCTGATTCATCTGACGGAACAGGGGCGAGACCTGCGGCAAAAGGCGATGGGGGTTCCGCCCCAAGTGGCGTCGGCCTCGGGGTGCTCCCTGGACGAGCTTGACGACCTGAAGAACCAGCTGACTGCCCTGAGGCAGCGCCTCCACGATCACCTTGAATCCGGGGCACCCTGA
- a CDS encoding C40 family peptidase: protein MAVTLRQSLILVILAFALGGCASNQNLQTGHDAGLTPVEPAQSSDRAQRLWQVYERYAGAPYEYGGTSARGFDCSGFILTAYREGLGQQLPRTTSQMLRYGKVVAPDAIQPGDLVFFRIRGKEQHAGIYMGDDRFIHASTSVGVTQSKLDGYYWKDRYTEARRFD from the coding sequence ATGGCAGTCACGCTCAGACAATCACTGATCCTGGTGATTCTGGCCTTTGCGCTCGGCGGCTGTGCCAGCAACCAGAACCTGCAAACCGGACACGATGCAGGGCTTACGCCGGTTGAGCCGGCTCAGTCGTCGGATAGGGCCCAGCGGCTCTGGCAGGTCTACGAACGTTATGCCGGCGCGCCCTACGAGTATGGCGGTACATCGGCCCGGGGATTCGATTGCTCCGGTTTTATCCTGACCGCGTACCGGGAAGGCCTTGGTCAACAATTGCCGCGGACGACTTCACAGATGCTGCGGTATGGCAAAGTCGTTGCGCCCGATGCCATCCAACCGGGCGACCTGGTGTTCTTCCGAATCCGCGGCAAGGAACAGCATGCGGGCATTTACATGGGCGATGACCGCTTTATTCACGCCTCCACGTCCGTGGGCGTCACCCAGTCGAAACTCGACGGTTATTACTGGAAGGACCGGTATACCGAGGCACGGCGATTCGACTAG
- a CDS encoding SOS response-associated peptidase, with protein MCGRFTFYTPPETLINDFFPDGLEVDGHFDPEYNIPPGVGIPMIRTSMTGPLILTHSHWGFRPVWAGDKAPAPINARAETVATSRYFREAFAHHRCLIPANGWYEWKQTAQGKEPHYLTPANPERTPAIFFAGIWTPREGDDTTACAIITEPASEAFRHIHDRQPVVLDPACFPRWLDPSLTDRDGIRAATHRLPGDQLEAFRVSTDVNNPRHNTPDLINRI; from the coding sequence ATGTGCGGACGATTCACTTTCTATACACCCCCGGAAACGCTGATCAACGATTTCTTTCCGGATGGCCTGGAAGTCGACGGCCACTTCGACCCGGAGTACAACATCCCGCCCGGGGTGGGCATTCCGATGATTCGAACCAGCATGACCGGCCCCCTCATCCTCACGCATTCGCACTGGGGCTTCCGGCCGGTCTGGGCGGGCGACAAGGCCCCTGCCCCGATCAACGCCCGCGCCGAAACCGTGGCCACATCCAGGTACTTCCGCGAGGCGTTCGCCCACCACCGCTGCCTGATCCCGGCCAACGGCTGGTACGAATGGAAACAGACCGCTCAAGGGAAAGAACCCCACTACCTCACACCGGCCAATCCAGAGCGAACGCCCGCCATTTTCTTCGCAGGTATCTGGACACCCAGAGAGGGTGATGACACCACGGCCTGCGCGATCATCACCGAACCGGCCAGCGAGGCGTTTCGGCACATCCACGACCGGCAGCCAGTGGTGCTTGATCCTGCCTGTTTCCCGCGCTGGCTGGATCCGTCCCTGACCGACCGCGATGGCATTCGCGCTGCCACTCACCGCCTGCCGGGGGATCAGCTTGAGGCGTTCCGGGTCTCCACGGACGTCAACAACCCGCGCCATAACACCCCGGATCTGATCAACAGGATCTGA
- a CDS encoding SDR family oxidoreductase codes for MANQPVMLITGASSGIGAATARAAAHQGYRLVLAARSREKLGGLAQELGEKTSILTVQCDVQDGDQQKAMVDKAMATFGQIDAVFANAGRGGEPGGFSQADPDVWKDMILTNIYGVGLTVQHCLPALRESKGHLLLTGSAAGRVTIPGSMYSATKWAVSAIGYGVREELRGSGIRVTLIEPGMVDTPFFDERPEHALLPEDIASAVMYAVSQPAHVDVNEILVRPTPAEK; via the coding sequence ATGGCAAATCAGCCGGTCATGCTGATTACGGGTGCCTCGTCGGGCATCGGTGCGGCTACAGCGCGAGCAGCCGCCCACCAGGGCTACCGACTGGTGCTGGCGGCGCGATCCAGGGAAAAGCTGGGAGGCCTGGCTCAGGAGTTGGGTGAGAAGACGAGCATCCTGACGGTTCAGTGCGATGTTCAGGATGGCGACCAGCAGAAGGCCATGGTCGACAAGGCCATGGCCACGTTTGGCCAGATCGATGCGGTCTTTGCCAATGCCGGGCGTGGCGGTGAACCCGGGGGGTTCAGTCAGGCCGATCCGGACGTCTGGAAGGACATGATCCTGACCAATATCTATGGGGTCGGGCTGACCGTGCAACATTGCCTGCCGGCACTGCGGGAAAGCAAGGGGCATCTGTTGCTGACCGGTTCTGCGGCCGGCCGGGTGACGATTCCGGGCTCCATGTACAGCGCAACGAAGTGGGCGGTCTCCGCCATTGGCTATGGTGTTCGCGAAGAGCTTCGCGGGTCCGGTATCCGGGTCACCTTGATTGAACCCGGCATGGTGGACACGCCGTTCTTTGACGAGCGCCCGGAGCACGCGTTGTTGCCGGAAGACATCGCCAGTGCGGTGATGTATGCCGTGTCCCAGCCCGCACATGTGGATGTGAACGAGATTCTGGTGCGTCCGACCCCGGCCGAGAAGTAG
- a CDS encoding ribbon-helix-helix domain-containing protein yields the protein MCKLFINADPDLWVSKTHSLRIDGMVTSVRMENTFWNVLAELAERDGMNLPQMITRLYHESIDAGHDLGNFTSFLRVCAMRYLALQLSGDIPRDTRVSIASLDADHILEKTAENRMAATPPSKSTH from the coding sequence ATGTGCAAGCTCTTCATCAATGCGGATCCGGATCTCTGGGTCAGCAAAACCCATTCGCTCCGCATTGATGGCATGGTGACCAGCGTGCGCATGGAGAATACCTTCTGGAATGTTCTTGCCGAACTGGCGGAACGCGATGGCATGAACCTGCCACAGATGATTACGCGTCTCTACCATGAATCCATTGATGCCGGGCACGATCTCGGAAACTTCACTTCGTTTCTGAGAGTGTGTGCCATGCGCTATCTTGCCCTGCAACTGAGCGGCGATATACCGAGGGATACCCGGGTGTCGATCGCCAGCCTGGATGCTGACCATATCCTGGAAAAAACCGCCGAGAACCGGATGGCCGCAACGCCCCCCAGCAAATCAACCCATTAA
- a CDS encoding organic hydroperoxide resistance protein, whose translation MSIEQVVYRASAEATGGRDGRAISSDGILDVELTTPKELGGAGGKGTNPEQLFAAGYSACFIGAMKFVAGRDKLDMPEDASIEGTVGIGQIPGGFGIEVELGISLPGMDDAQAKQLIDEAHKVCPYSNATRGNIDVTLKRVD comes from the coding sequence ATGTCCATTGAACAAGTTGTTTATCGTGCGTCTGCAGAAGCCACCGGCGGTCGTGATGGCCGGGCCATTTCATCAGACGGCATTCTCGATGTGGAACTGACCACGCCCAAAGAGCTCGGCGGTGCCGGTGGTAAGGGTACCAATCCCGAGCAGTTGTTTGCCGCGGGCTATTCCGCCTGTTTTATCGGCGCCATGAAATTCGTGGCGGGTCGTGACAAGCTCGACATGCCGGAAGATGCGTCCATTGAAGGCACCGTTGGTATCGGGCAGATTCCTGGTGGGTTCGGCATCGAAGTGGAACTCGGGATCAGCCTGCCAGGCATGGACGACGCCCAGGCCAAGCAGTTGATTGATGAGGCGCACAAGGTTTGCCCATACTCCAACGCCACCCGGGGCAACATCGACGTTACCCTGAAGCGCGTCGACTGA
- a CDS encoding DJ-1/PfpI family protein, whose amino-acid sequence MSGKKILMITGDFTEDYETMVPFQALQAVGHTVHAVCPDKKAGDTVATAIHDFEGDQTYTEKPGHRFALNADFEGLNPADYDALVVPGGRAPEYLRLNTDVQNLVRHFFDTEKPVAAICHGAQLLAAAGVLKGRTCSAYPACQPEVELAGGSFAGLEVDQAVTDANLVTAPAWPAHPAWLAQFFKLLDK is encoded by the coding sequence ATGAGCGGGAAAAAAATTCTGATGATCACCGGTGATTTCACCGAAGACTACGAAACCATGGTGCCATTCCAGGCTCTGCAGGCCGTCGGCCACACCGTACATGCGGTGTGCCCGGACAAGAAAGCCGGCGACACGGTCGCCACGGCGATTCACGATTTCGAGGGCGATCAGACCTACACCGAGAAACCCGGCCATCGGTTTGCGCTCAACGCCGATTTTGAGGGCCTCAACCCGGCCGATTACGATGCCCTGGTGGTTCCGGGCGGCCGGGCACCGGAATACCTGCGGCTCAACACCGACGTACAAAACCTGGTGCGTCATTTCTTCGATACCGAGAAGCCCGTGGCCGCCATTTGCCACGGCGCACAGTTGCTGGCGGCAGCCGGGGTCCTGAAGGGACGTACATGCTCAGCCTACCCGGCCTGTCAGCCTGAGGTGGAACTGGCGGGCGGTAGCTTCGCCGGCCTTGAAGTTGATCAGGCCGTCACCGATGCTAATCTGGTAACAGCGCCCGCCTGGCCTGCCCACCCGGCCTGGCTGGCCCAATTTTTCAAACTGCTGGACAAGTAA
- the rluF gene encoding 23S rRNA pseudouridine(2604) synthase RluF translates to MTTSSSTRLNKYISESGLCSRREADRYIEQGNVYINGKRATVGDQVLPTDTVKVNGQVIEPRSEEDLVFIAVNKPVGIVSTTDTAEKQNIQRFVGHSERIFPIGRLDKDSQGLIFMTSNGDLVNKILRAGNNHEKEYLVTVDKPITKDFIQGMAGGVPILGTVTKKCKIQQESRFVFRIVLVQGLNRQIRRMCEHFGYDVTKLERIRIMNVSLGGLPVGQWRDLTSKELAVLFDAIKDSSSEAPPGTRKQTRPAKPGGAATGKRPGNKARKSAAGNKPAGKPPGRSGAKPAPSRKPKKQRQRSTKR, encoded by the coding sequence ATGACCACCAGTTCCTCCACCCGTCTGAACAAATACATCAGCGAAAGCGGACTCTGCTCCCGGCGGGAGGCGGACCGTTACATCGAACAGGGCAACGTCTACATCAACGGTAAACGCGCCACGGTGGGCGATCAGGTCTTGCCGACCGACACGGTCAAGGTCAACGGCCAGGTCATTGAGCCGCGATCAGAAGAAGACCTGGTGTTCATTGCCGTCAACAAGCCGGTGGGCATCGTCAGTACCACCGACACCGCCGAAAAGCAGAATATCCAGCGGTTTGTCGGACACAGCGAGCGCATTTTCCCCATTGGCCGGCTCGACAAGGATTCCCAGGGGCTGATCTTCATGACCAGCAACGGTGACCTGGTGAACAAGATTCTCCGGGCCGGCAACAATCACGAAAAGGAATACCTGGTCACCGTCGACAAGCCCATCACCAAAGACTTTATTCAAGGTATGGCCGGCGGCGTACCGATCCTGGGCACCGTCACCAAGAAGTGTAAGATTCAACAGGAATCCCGATTCGTTTTCCGGATTGTTCTGGTCCAGGGTCTGAATCGCCAGATACGCCGGATGTGTGAACACTTCGGCTATGACGTCACCAAACTCGAACGCATCCGCATCATGAACGTCAGCCTGGGGGGCCTGCCGGTTGGCCAATGGCGAGACCTCACCAGCAAGGAGCTGGCGGTGCTGTTCGACGCCATCAAAGATTCCTCATCCGAGGCACCGCCGGGAACCCGCAAACAAACCCGCCCCGCCAAACCGGGCGGCGCTGCCACTGGCAAGCGTCCTGGCAACAAAGCCCGCAAATCCGCCGCTGGCAATAAGCCGGCCGGGAAGCCCCCGGGGCGTTCAGGTGCCAAACCGGCACCTAGCCGGAAGCCAAAGAAACAGCGCCAGCGCAGCACCAAGCGGTAG